Proteins found in one Terribacillus sp. DMT04 genomic segment:
- a CDS encoding DUF1796 family putative cysteine peptidase, whose protein sequence is MGNDLLKGGYDAVFSLGDLCLGAIQMKKNKLRPFSGPLDWMGSPLLPNVIQLFEKRFVDFMLHENLRIVGHATTDMLLVSDDRNLIMSNHDFHTAENSLTQLAAYPQVKQKLDRRVNRLLEKLLTAQRILFVRTNATVEDTAELQRVLRSIIEHDFRILVVNHGPVSGIVEKHWPIDNVYSVELPDNEIWEGNNALWKQLFQDVHLV, encoded by the coding sequence GTGGGGAATGATTTGTTAAAAGGCGGCTATGATGCTGTGTTTAGTCTTGGAGATCTTTGTCTTGGAGCAATCCAAATGAAGAAAAATAAGCTTCGGCCATTTTCAGGGCCGCTTGATTGGATGGGCTCACCGCTGCTGCCTAATGTAATACAGCTGTTTGAGAAGCGTTTCGTCGATTTTATGCTGCACGAAAACCTGCGTATTGTCGGTCACGCTACAACAGATATGCTGCTTGTTTCAGATGACAGGAATCTTATTATGTCGAATCATGATTTTCATACAGCAGAGAACAGTTTGACACAGCTGGCGGCATATCCACAAGTGAAGCAGAAGCTGGATCGCCGTGTGAATCGGCTGCTGGAAAAACTCCTTACAGCGCAGCGTATTTTATTTGTTCGCACGAATGCAACAGTGGAGGATACGGCAGAACTGCAGCGTGTGCTCCGTTCCATAATTGAACATGATTTCCGAATTCTTGTCGTGAACCATGGTCCGGTTTCCGGGATTGTCGAAAAGCACTGGCCGATAGATAACGTTTATAGTGTAGAGCTGCCAGACAATGAAATATGGGAAGGGAATAATGCACTCTGGAAACAGTTGTTTCAAGATGTACATTTGGTGTAA
- a CDS encoding peptide-methionine (S)-S-oxide reductase, which translates to MDTNIQEIEQHMLENRRTDTLVFGMGCFWSPDANFGQLPGVLHTRVGFAGGTKLNPTYRQMGDHTETVEITYDLDMVSLEELLRKFWQNHNPNRPVYKERQYISLLLYRNADQKRVMEMVKLHLETEQDEAIYTEIAPLHQFTEAEPHHQKYYLKRFKRATEQLMTCFPDEANFHHSTIVARLNGFVREYGTLAAIKQEVTQWDISEEEILQLQQLLNRLKW; encoded by the coding sequence ATGGATACAAACATACAAGAGATAGAACAGCATATGCTGGAAAACAGACGAACAGATACGCTTGTTTTCGGAATGGGATGCTTCTGGAGTCCGGATGCAAATTTCGGACAGCTGCCAGGAGTTCTTCATACGCGTGTTGGTTTTGCGGGTGGAACAAAATTAAACCCGACATACCGCCAGATGGGAGATCATACGGAGACAGTGGAAATAACTTATGATTTGGATATGGTATCCCTTGAGGAGCTGCTGCGTAAATTTTGGCAGAATCACAATCCAAATCGACCTGTGTATAAGGAAAGACAGTATATTAGTCTTTTGCTTTATCGTAATGCGGATCAAAAACGTGTGATGGAAATGGTAAAGCTGCATTTGGAAACAGAACAAGATGAAGCGATATATACAGAAATAGCGCCGCTGCATCAATTCACCGAAGCGGAGCCTCATCATCAAAAATACTACTTAAAACGGTTTAAAAGAGCGACAGAACAGCTGATGACTTGTTTTCCGGATGAAGCTAACTTTCATCATTCGACAATCGTGGCACGGCTGAATGGATTTGTTAGAGAGTACGGGACATTAGCAGCGATTAAGCAGGAAGTCACGCAGTGGGACATCTCAGAAGAAGAGATACTGCAACTTCAACAGCTGCTCAATCGTTTGAAATGGTAG
- a CDS encoding polysaccharide biosynthesis protein: protein MFKDKTIFITGGTGSWGYELVKQLLLHRPKEIRIFSRNESHQFTMKHEFDNNPKLHFKIGDIRDREALIEATEGVDYLFHLAALKHVPVCEDQPLEALKTNVLGTQHVIDAAIHHKIDKVIYISTDKASDPANFYGLSKAMGERLITHANTLHANTTFVCIRGGNVLGTNGSVIHVFKKAIRQKGKIGITDPEMTRFFLTVEDAIKLVFKATFEAVGGEIFIMKMPAIKITDLAKVLMDASGTKDIEFETLGIRPGEKIHELLLTINESNSAIVYDDRYFVILPDIKTEAIKDQYKGYKKVEITDYNSSQNLLSLKEIQSMLAKGGFI from the coding sequence TTGTTTAAAGATAAAACAATTTTTATTACTGGAGGAACGGGCTCTTGGGGATATGAGCTTGTCAAACAGCTGCTGCTTCACCGCCCGAAAGAGATACGTATCTTCTCCCGTAATGAATCACATCAGTTTACAATGAAGCACGAATTTGACAACAACCCGAAGCTGCATTTCAAAATCGGCGATATCCGTGACCGCGAAGCATTAATTGAAGCAACCGAAGGCGTGGACTATTTATTCCACCTTGCAGCACTTAAACACGTACCAGTATGTGAAGATCAGCCGCTGGAAGCGCTTAAGACTAATGTATTAGGAACACAGCATGTTATTGATGCAGCCATTCATCATAAAATCGATAAAGTAATTTACATCTCAACCGACAAAGCTTCCGATCCTGCCAACTTCTATGGCCTCTCCAAGGCAATGGGAGAAAGATTGATTACACACGCAAATACACTTCATGCAAACACAACTTTCGTATGTATTCGGGGTGGAAACGTACTTGGAACAAACGGAAGTGTCATTCACGTCTTCAAGAAAGCAATTCGTCAAAAAGGCAAAATCGGCATCACCGATCCAGAAATGACACGTTTCTTCTTAACAGTAGAAGACGCCATCAAACTTGTATTCAAAGCAACCTTTGAAGCTGTAGGCGGCGAAATCTTCATAATGAAGATGCCTGCTATTAAGATTACAGATCTTGCAAAAGTATTAATGGACGCCTCTGGCACAAAGGATATTGAGTTTGAAACGTTAGGCATTCGTCCTGGAGAGAAAATTCATGAGTTATTATTGACGATTAATGAAAGCAATTCGGCAATTGTTTATGATGATCGCTACTTTGTTATCCTGCCAGATATCAAAACAGAAGCAATTAAAGACCAGTATAAAGGTTATAAAAAAGTGGAGATTACTGATTACAATTCCAGCCAGAACCTGCTTTCACTAAAAGAAATCCAAAGCATGCTCGCAAAAGGTGGTTTTATTTAA
- a CDS encoding NAD-dependent epimerase/dehydratase family protein, whose protein sequence is MKIIVTGGAGFIGSHLVKTLQGEGHEVVILDDLSAGNTDMPQDIKLYQFDVKSADAYRAVIEEQPDILFHLAAQADVTKSILNPVQDADVNIGGTINMLEASRTAGVKKFIFASTSAVYGDIEKILVHEEDKANPISYYGLSKLSAEKYIQLFHQFYQLPYTILRYGNVYGPGQKPKGEGGVVAVFLEKLKRKEPIMIHGDGTQSRDFIFVSDIVTANIAAMQKQESGIYHASTGISASILDLVECFKQIHPSLDMQFTSSRSGDISHSCLSNDKAVAHLKWLPTTSLTDGIRKAWLQM, encoded by the coding sequence ATGAAAATAATTGTGACTGGCGGAGCAGGGTTTATCGGTTCCCACCTTGTGAAGACACTACAAGGTGAGGGGCATGAGGTGGTCATTTTAGATGATCTCTCAGCTGGAAATACTGATATGCCGCAGGATATAAAGTTATATCAATTTGATGTTAAAAGCGCAGATGCGTATCGAGCCGTCATTGAAGAGCAGCCTGACATACTGTTCCATTTAGCAGCGCAGGCAGATGTGACAAAAAGCATATTAAATCCAGTGCAAGATGCAGATGTAAATATTGGCGGTACGATTAATATGCTGGAAGCGAGCCGTACCGCAGGGGTAAAGAAATTTATTTTTGCGTCCACATCTGCTGTCTATGGTGACATCGAGAAAATACTGGTCCATGAAGAGGATAAAGCAAACCCCATCTCTTATTATGGTTTATCCAAATTATCTGCTGAGAAGTACATTCAGCTATTTCATCAATTTTATCAGCTTCCATACACAATTCTCCGTTACGGAAATGTTTACGGACCAGGTCAGAAGCCGAAGGGAGAAGGAGGCGTTGTAGCGGTGTTCTTAGAAAAATTAAAGCGAAAAGAACCAATCATGATTCACGGAGATGGCACCCAATCCAGGGACTTTATCTTTGTGAGTGATATCGTTACAGCTAATATTGCTGCCATGCAGAAGCAAGAAAGCGGTATTTACCATGCTAGTACGGGTATCAGCGCATCGATTCTTGATTTAGTGGAGTGTTTCAAGCAGATACATCCTTCCTTAGACATGCAATTCACTTCCAGTCGTTCAGGAGACATTTCGCACAGCTGCCTTAGTAATGATAAAGCTGTTGCGCATCTAAAATGGCTGCCAACTACATCTCTTACGGATGGTATCAGGAAGGCATGGCTCCAGATGTAA
- a CDS encoding glycosyltransferase family 4 protein, with protein sequence MKILLATYWSIPHLGGVWNYLSQLKSRLVDLGHTVDIMGYGGENTYIQVSGHEQTIPKERWSAYVYSTLQKNSFPKVYSNHLVEYTEVQRYTYELAAAEFGLADYDIIHTHDVISTVALDRARPEGVPLIATLHGLVSHEIRHQLTTIHKSPTSNLARAYFDEIERLGASSADVTITANEWLQKILVEEFGVPEDKFEKLHYGFSVERFQEEQAKPTTMQTPPGKKVIIYAGRLIELKGVHYLIEALASLKERDDWVCWIVGDGNRKQHLQAQVTSLGLGDKVLFLGKREDVPVLLKLADISVLPSLMDNQPLSVIESQVSSKPVIVTDAGGLPEMVEHGETGLIVPKGDAPALQEAIETLLEDDDYRKQLGEQAREWGLQHWSMDVGVERLLEIYKRFAPDS encoded by the coding sequence ATGAAAATCTTGTTAGCAACATATTGGTCCATTCCGCATTTGGGCGGGGTATGGAATTATCTTTCTCAGCTGAAAAGCAGACTGGTGGATCTGGGTCATACTGTTGATATTATGGGGTATGGCGGAGAGAACACGTATATTCAAGTCTCTGGACACGAACAGACTATCCCAAAGGAACGTTGGTCTGCTTATGTGTATAGCACCCTCCAGAAGAACAGTTTCCCAAAAGTGTATTCAAATCACTTAGTCGAATACACAGAAGTGCAGCGGTACACATATGAACTAGCCGCCGCAGAATTTGGGCTCGCTGATTATGACATCATTCACACGCACGATGTCATTTCCACCGTGGCATTGGATCGAGCACGTCCTGAAGGTGTTCCGCTTATCGCCACGCTGCACGGCCTGGTATCTCATGAAATACGTCATCAGCTTACAACCATTCATAAATCTCCGACATCCAATCTTGCACGTGCCTACTTTGATGAGATTGAGAGATTAGGAGCTTCTAGTGCAGATGTGACAATTACAGCCAATGAGTGGCTGCAGAAAATACTAGTGGAAGAATTTGGAGTACCTGAAGATAAATTCGAAAAACTGCATTATGGATTCTCGGTGGAACGTTTCCAAGAAGAGCAAGCCAAACCAACAACAATGCAAACGCCGCCAGGAAAGAAAGTAATTATCTATGCGGGCAGACTTATTGAACTCAAAGGTGTTCATTATCTTATTGAGGCATTAGCATCCTTAAAAGAACGTGATGATTGGGTGTGCTGGATTGTCGGAGATGGCAATCGAAAGCAACATTTGCAAGCTCAAGTGACGAGTTTAGGGTTGGGTGATAAGGTGCTTTTCCTTGGAAAGCGAGAGGACGTTCCAGTTCTATTAAAATTAGCGGATATTAGTGTGCTTCCAAGTTTGATGGATAACCAGCCTCTTAGTGTGATTGAATCACAGGTTAGCAGTAAACCTGTTATTGTGACAGACGCGGGCGGACTGCCTGAAATGGTTGAACATGGGGAAACAGGCTTAATCGTACCTAAAGGGGATGCACCAGCTTTACAAGAGGCAATTGAAACATTGCTGGAAGATGATGACTATCGTAAGCAGCTCGGAGAACAAGCCCGAGAATGGGGCCTGCAGCATTGGTCAATGGATGTAGGCGTAGAACGACTCTTAGAAATTTATAAACGCTTTGCACCAGACAGCTGA
- a CDS encoding SDR family oxidoreductase, producing the protein MKILILGGKGMAGHVMYSYLRKKPDYDVYYTSRDRTDKNSIYLDAVDTSAVEQLINALEPAVVINCTGILNEAAEQNPLLAFRVNSLLPHQLAAFMDRKQGRLIQISTDCVFSGKTGQYKESDFRDGDSVYAQSKQLGEITTAPHLTIRTSIIGPELKQDGIGLFHWFMNQSGQIKGFENVYWNGVTTLELAKATDFFIQQQTSGLFHLCPENKISKHDLLQLFKEVYQKNDIHIIPDAAHVLDRTIVNTRKSPAYAVPSFREMVEEQRQIYPLLVS; encoded by the coding sequence ATGAAAATACTTATCCTCGGCGGAAAGGGAATGGCGGGGCATGTAATGTACAGTTACCTGCGCAAGAAGCCGGATTACGATGTGTATTATACTTCCCGCGATCGAACGGATAAGAATAGTATTTACCTGGATGCAGTTGACACTTCTGCAGTAGAACAGCTGATTAATGCCTTAGAACCGGCCGTTGTTATCAACTGTACCGGTATTCTAAATGAGGCTGCAGAGCAAAACCCACTCTTAGCTTTCCGAGTAAACAGTCTGCTGCCTCACCAGCTTGCTGCTTTCATGGACAGAAAACAGGGGCGTTTGATTCAAATTAGCACAGATTGTGTCTTCTCCGGTAAAACGGGACAATACAAAGAATCAGACTTCCGTGATGGAGATTCTGTTTATGCACAATCCAAACAGCTTGGTGAAATCACAACAGCACCGCACCTGACTATTCGAACGTCGATTATCGGACCCGAGCTAAAACAAGACGGTATTGGTCTGTTTCATTGGTTTATGAATCAAAGCGGACAAATTAAAGGATTTGAGAACGTTTACTGGAATGGCGTAACAACACTCGAGCTAGCCAAAGCAACAGACTTCTTCATTCAACAGCAAACAAGCGGGTTATTCCACCTTTGTCCTGAAAATAAAATAAGCAAACACGACCTGTTGCAGCTTTTCAAAGAGGTCTATCAAAAGAACGACATCCACATTATCCCGGATGCCGCTCATGTGCTGGATAGAACCATTGTAAACACCAGAAAATCACCTGCATATGCTGTACCAAGCTTTCGTGAAATGGTGGAGGAACAACGGCAAATTTATCCGCTGCTCGTATCCTGA
- a CDS encoding glycosyltransferase, whose amino-acid sequence MLPKVTIIIPFYNDKYVPIAIQSALDQTYPNIEVIVVDDGSTEEVDKIQPYMEQITYIRKDNGGTATALNYGIQHSTGEYIAWLSSDDMFLPHKIQVQMDYMLANKAPVCFSNYHLMDKDNQVYIPWCGKRFSPTNNLREVYETFLTVNPVNGCTIVIRKDILDTTGAFNPGFLYTHDYDLWFRILLSGFRMHYIDQPLIHFRSHEESGTSRYQPQIIHEMNTIETHYRPILEDYLQQHPTFY is encoded by the coding sequence ATGCTGCCGAAAGTAACGATTATTATCCCTTTTTACAATGATAAATATGTTCCTATCGCGATTCAAAGTGCTTTGGATCAAACATACCCAAATATAGAAGTCATCGTAGTAGACGATGGATCTACGGAAGAGGTTGATAAAATTCAGCCTTATATGGAGCAGATCACTTATATTCGAAAAGATAATGGCGGAACAGCCACTGCACTTAACTACGGCATTCAGCATAGCACCGGGGAATATATAGCCTGGCTAAGCTCTGACGATATGTTTTTGCCGCATAAGATTCAAGTGCAAATGGACTATATGTTAGCCAACAAAGCGCCAGTCTGCTTTTCCAACTACCATCTGATGGACAAAGATAATCAAGTTTATATTCCTTGGTGCGGCAAACGCTTTTCTCCTACAAATAATCTAAGAGAAGTTTACGAAACCTTCCTGACAGTAAATCCTGTCAACGGATGCACGATTGTAATCCGTAAAGACATTTTAGATACTACCGGGGCCTTCAACCCTGGGTTTTTATATACACACGATTATGATTTATGGTTCCGAATCCTGCTAAGCGGTTTTCGTATGCATTACATTGACCAGCCGCTCATTCATTTCCGTTCCCACGAGGAATCCGGAACTTCCAGATATCAGCCGCAAATCATACATGAAATGAACACAATCGAAACACATTATCGTCCGATTCTCGAAGATTACTTGCAACAACACCCTACATTCTATTAA
- a CDS encoding glycosyltransferase family 2 protein, whose amino-acid sequence MITVPGSTETRTLSKIKRTYMRPRIVAFIPAHNEEKAIHDCLMGLKEQVLPSGVELDVFVVADNCTDRTEEIAQETGEELGLSINIIVTENNKQRKVGALNAVWKNIYGDNMDIFEMERTDYEIAYQRSVKGILGMDADSRLAPRALQYLWDGLMSARNIGGVMAKYTMRMPKKKSLLSKDDPYYEEKLYSGEYGGPMARWWTHQQKQDMASWLLNLQYRGGSTYVLGGQATLFRPEALYEVMQSNKLDGPWQNDSDVEDMLLTWQLQKNGWKTLVSPRARCFVDAMRSYHTFRNQRVKWSSGTVSLLTDRDLMLKSRHTGHLWRSQLKSLMDLLVRVIFVLMLGAAIATDQFQWSWIWVIPIGLASILNTILALKTPMHRPIDVILAFLLISPEIYLWVNLMTFAQVWAEKLSNDKKDGWANQYQAEAGKTKSKLVQGVLALLLGVSLVIFACYYFRDYLTSEAVQAATSPYLMAGWIGLTGLTIFMSLIMIYQIWTLRGRHQA is encoded by the coding sequence ATGATCACTGTTCCAGGCAGCACGGAAACACGTACTTTATCTAAAATCAAGCGCACATATATGCGTCCGCGAATTGTAGCTTTTATCCCAGCCCATAATGAAGAAAAGGCCATTCACGATTGCTTGATGGGATTGAAAGAGCAGGTACTGCCTAGCGGTGTCGAACTTGACGTCTTTGTTGTAGCAGATAATTGTACGGATCGCACCGAAGAAATTGCCCAGGAAACAGGCGAAGAACTCGGGTTGTCTATTAATATTATCGTAACAGAAAATAACAAACAGCGAAAAGTTGGAGCGCTGAATGCTGTCTGGAAGAATATCTACGGCGATAATATGGATATTTTTGAGATGGAACGAACAGATTATGAGATAGCTTACCAGCGTTCTGTGAAAGGAATACTCGGAATGGATGCTGATAGCCGTTTGGCTCCCCGAGCACTTCAGTATTTATGGGACGGATTAATGAGCGCCCGTAATATTGGCGGTGTGATGGCTAAATATACAATGCGCATGCCCAAAAAGAAAAGCCTTCTCTCGAAAGATGATCCTTATTATGAAGAGAAGCTCTACAGCGGCGAATATGGCGGTCCAATGGCTAGATGGTGGACACATCAACAGAAGCAAGATATGGCAAGCTGGCTCCTCAACCTCCAATATCGAGGCGGCAGTACCTATGTGCTTGGCGGCCAGGCGACACTGTTCAGACCAGAGGCATTATATGAAGTGATGCAAAGCAATAAACTGGACGGTCCTTGGCAAAACGACTCCGATGTAGAGGATATGCTGCTAACGTGGCAGCTGCAGAAAAACGGCTGGAAAACACTCGTTAGTCCGCGCGCACGCTGTTTTGTTGATGCAATGCGCTCTTATCATACATTCCGTAATCAGCGTGTAAAATGGAGTTCTGGTACTGTCAGCTTGCTCACCGATCGTGATTTGATGTTGAAATCAAGGCATACTGGCCATTTGTGGCGCTCTCAGCTGAAATCATTAATGGATTTGCTCGTTCGCGTCATTTTTGTATTAATGCTCGGTGCAGCAATTGCAACTGATCAATTTCAGTGGTCATGGATATGGGTAATACCGATTGGACTTGCTTCTATATTAAATACGATTCTGGCATTAAAAACACCAATGCACCGACCCATTGACGTAATACTCGCCTTTTTACTCATAAGTCCCGAAATCTACCTCTGGGTAAATCTCATGACATTCGCTCAAGTATGGGCCGAAAAGCTATCCAATGACAAAAAGGATGGCTGGGCAAACCAATACCAAGCAGAAGCTGGAAAAACGAAAAGCAAGCTCGTCCAAGGTGTACTTGCTTTGCTGTTAGGCGTTAGTCTTGTCATCTTTGCTTGCTATTATTTCCGCGATTACCTAACGAGCGAAGCAGTCCAAGCTGCGACAAGCCCGTACTTGATGGCAGGATGGATTGGGTTGACTGGTTTGACCATCTTTATGTCGCTTATTATGATTTATCAGATCTGGACACTTCGAGGCAGACATCAAGCATAA
- the wecB gene encoding non-hydrolyzing UDP-N-acetylglucosamine 2-epimerase yields the protein MKVLTVLGTRPEIIRLSIIIRKLDLLAESHVLVHTGQNYTSNLSDVFFDEMHIRKPDYILSQSQQTLGEQLATMYKELEVILEKERPDKVLVLGDTNSALSALLAERMHIPVIHMEAGNRCFDLEVPEEKNRRVIDAISSLNLPYTPGSRENLLREGLPANRIVVSGNPIFEVLNQYTASIQKSRILKELKLKKQSYLLTTIHRAENVDHPDKLRTIINGLSAAAEQLNKRMICSIHPRTQSKISQLNDVTVSPLVEFHQPFGFFDFVTLEKHALLAMTDSGTVQEECCLFHVPTVTVRKTTERPETVACGSNIVSGIDTTAIARSALIMAAATKDWEFPKGYADPNVSDKVIKIILGGLKIV from the coding sequence GTGAAGGTTTTAACTGTCTTAGGAACACGCCCCGAAATTATCCGGCTATCTATCATAATCAGAAAACTAGATTTGCTGGCAGAATCGCACGTACTTGTACACACCGGTCAAAACTACACCTCCAATTTAAGTGATGTATTTTTTGATGAAATGCATATCCGAAAGCCGGATTACATTTTGTCACAGAGCCAGCAGACATTAGGCGAGCAGCTGGCAACGATGTATAAGGAGCTGGAGGTCATCCTGGAAAAGGAGAGACCGGATAAAGTACTTGTGTTAGGAGACACAAACAGCGCTCTCAGCGCTTTGCTCGCAGAACGGATGCACATACCAGTTATCCATATGGAAGCAGGCAACCGCTGTTTTGATTTGGAGGTGCCAGAGGAGAAGAACAGACGTGTTATTGATGCAATCTCCAGCCTTAACCTGCCTTATACACCTGGCAGCAGAGAAAACTTACTGCGCGAAGGTCTTCCGGCGAATCGCATCGTCGTATCCGGAAATCCAATCTTTGAAGTGCTTAATCAATACACTGCCAGCATTCAAAAAAGTCGAATTCTTAAAGAACTAAAGCTGAAGAAACAATCCTATTTGCTGACAACCATACACCGCGCAGAAAATGTAGATCATCCGGATAAACTGCGGACGATTATCAACGGATTAAGCGCTGCAGCTGAGCAATTAAATAAGCGCATGATTTGCAGCATCCATCCACGGACGCAATCAAAGATCAGTCAGCTAAATGACGTGACTGTAAGTCCGCTCGTTGAGTTCCATCAGCCATTTGGTTTCTTTGATTTTGTGACACTCGAAAAACATGCACTGCTGGCAATGACCGACAGCGGAACGGTACAAGAAGAATGCTGTCTGTTCCACGTACCAACAGTGACAGTACGCAAAACGACAGAACGGCCTGAAACTGTCGCTTGCGGCAGCAATATCGTTTCAGGTATCGACACTACGGCGATTGCACGGTCCGCACTCATAATGGCTGCTGCCACCAAAGATTGGGAGTTTCCAAAAGGATATGCTGACCCAAATGTATCGGATAAGGTGATCAAAATTATTTTAGGAGGTTTGAAGATTGTTTAA
- a CDS encoding NAD(P)-dependent oxidoreductase has translation MEKRILITGASGFTGRHTVKHFLEKGYAVDAVTRKTKLDDIGEKLTIHTLDLTEKAAVHALLEKIRPDYILHLAGENSVPASWETPLKSWQANVESTLYIVEAIRAIKIPARVVVAGSVLQDDAASLVSPKHPYSLTKTLQTTVGLAWHNLFGADVMIAKPSNIIGPGKSNGVCTLFAKQIRQLKETGEVQFQVGDVTVTRDFIDVRDLAEAYEVLFLHGKAGETYEITSGRWVSLGEVLSVLRQVSSYNFSIHAKTEAAIEAKLSMTAEKIRALGWEPMRTLTASLTDVWEYTAKH, from the coding sequence ATGGAAAAGCGGATCCTAATTACAGGGGCAAGCGGTTTTACCGGTCGTCATACAGTAAAGCATTTCCTGGAAAAAGGGTATGCTGTCGATGCGGTAACAAGGAAAACGAAGCTTGATGACATTGGAGAGAAGCTGACAATTCATACACTGGATTTGACGGAGAAAGCTGCCGTACATGCACTATTGGAAAAGATAAGACCAGACTATATTCTCCATCTTGCAGGAGAGAATAGTGTGCCTGCATCTTGGGAGACACCGTTAAAAAGCTGGCAGGCAAATGTGGAATCTACACTTTATATAGTGGAAGCTATTCGAGCCATTAAGATACCAGCTCGTGTGGTCGTTGCTGGAAGTGTGCTGCAAGATGACGCAGCCAGCTTAGTATCGCCTAAGCACCCATACAGTCTAACGAAAACATTGCAGACGACGGTAGGTCTCGCGTGGCATAATCTGTTTGGCGCAGATGTTATGATTGCCAAACCTTCTAATATAATTGGCCCGGGTAAATCAAATGGTGTATGTACATTATTTGCGAAACAAATCCGTCAGCTAAAGGAAACAGGTGAAGTGCAGTTTCAAGTTGGCGATGTCACAGTAACAAGAGATTTTATTGATGTGAGAGATTTGGCGGAAGCTTACGAAGTGTTGTTTCTGCATGGGAAAGCTGGAGAAACGTATGAAATCACCTCGGGACGATGGGTTTCATTAGGAGAAGTTTTGTCGGTACTTCGACAAGTGAGCAGCTACAATTTCTCGATACATGCGAAAACTGAGGCAGCAATTGAAGCAAAGCTGTCAATGACAGCAGAAAAAATACGTGCACTTGGCTGGGAGCCGATGCGTACGCTTACTGCTTCTTTAACAGATGTATGGGAATACACAGCCAAGCATTAG
- a CDS encoding glycosyltransferase family 4 protein: MKVLFVFYVPSGGVETLNRQRRAALELEGISAHFLYYEKRRELVNDHGAPVYITNEDADIKQIFDANNFDAAVVTSDFLSFARFRRLGFTGKLILESQGFGPKEVAYSQLELAVPLVNSYANGLLHPMTQHIADIYQHFYPTTPTFGFDICFDTDSFAYMAGTAADQPIIAWIGRLEDNKNWREFLLIAHKLLTEYRQDLQFYMFHDPSLAAQSENDDFEQMLDSLQLRAHVSIFPDVPHTDMPYYFSLIGDSGGFLLSTSKVESAGYAVIEAISCTCPVLTTDSDGVRRAVIHNQTGKYYDIGNPDSALREAKELIVNIDQRTYIRENGLRHVKERFSLNNYASSFKQMLLDLGIQDTSSG; the protein is encoded by the coding sequence ATGAAAGTGTTATTTGTATTTTACGTTCCAAGCGGTGGCGTAGAGACGCTTAATCGGCAGAGAAGAGCTGCGCTGGAATTGGAAGGTATCTCTGCACACTTTTTGTATTATGAAAAACGTCGTGAACTCGTAAATGACCACGGAGCGCCGGTGTATATAACAAACGAAGATGCAGACATCAAGCAGATTTTCGACGCGAATAATTTCGATGCAGCTGTTGTCACATCTGATTTCTTGAGTTTTGCACGTTTTCGAAGACTCGGGTTTACAGGCAAGCTTATATTAGAATCGCAAGGATTTGGACCTAAAGAAGTTGCTTACTCACAACTTGAGCTGGCAGTACCGCTTGTTAACAGTTATGCAAATGGGTTGCTGCATCCAATGACACAACATATTGCAGATATATACCAGCATTTTTATCCGACAACACCGACGTTTGGGTTTGACATCTGCTTCGATACGGACAGCTTTGCGTACATGGCTGGAACAGCTGCCGACCAACCAATCATCGCATGGATAGGCAGATTAGAAGACAATAAAAACTGGCGGGAGTTTCTCCTGATTGCCCATAAACTGTTAACGGAATATCGGCAGGATTTGCAGTTTTATATGTTCCATGATCCTTCGCTTGCGGCACAAAGTGAAAATGACGACTTTGAACAGATGCTGGACAGTTTGCAGCTGCGAGCGCATGTGTCCATTTTCCCGGATGTTCCGCATACCGATATGCCTTATTACTTCTCTTTAATAGGTGATTCAGGCGGTTTCTTACTATCAACATCCAAGGTAGAAAGCGCTGGGTATGCAGTAATAGAAGCTATCAGCTGCACCTGCCCTGTACTAACGACAGATTCAGATGGCGTACGCCGAGCAGTTATTCATAATCAAACAGGGAAATATTACGATATAGGTAATCCTGATTCAGCGCTTCGAGAAGCGAAAGAATTAATAGTTAATATAGATCAGCGTACGTATATTCGCGAGAACGGACTTCGGCATGTGAAGGAAAGGTTTAGTCTTAATAACTATGCAAGCTCGTTTAAGCAAATGCTGCTGGACTTAGGCATTCAGGATACGAGCAGCGGATAA